One Candidatus Margulisiibacteriota bacterium genomic window carries:
- a CDS encoding polysaccharide biosynthesis protein has translation MQSLSYFFLKGSARSIKAKINIVASIFLKGASVGITLLLVPLTLSYLNPTKYGIWLTLSSLIGWFGYFDIGLGNGLRNKFAQALAKNDSELARKYVSTTYALLIMIVSTLYVLFLFLNPFIDWSVLLNTDYSMKNELSRLALIVSSFFALRFVCQLVNVVLVADQKPSLSYSLSILSNLFSLIVIYLLVKYTAGSLLYLGFAASSIPVIVLLTASAYFFFNTYKKVRPSIKYVDFSDVNELAGLGVQFFIIQISIVIVYSTDNIIISQLFGPEEVTSYNIAFKYFSLISMVFGIVLAPFWSAYTEAYLKNDLLWIKRSVNGLIRLWLLFSIVTFFMIVFSNYFYSLWVGDSVKVPFLLSIMMGVFVVISMWTKIFSNFSSGVGKLRLQFYEAIIIGVINIPLSIFLAKQLNIGPAGVMLSTILCLLGGAIWTPIQYHKLIKGKATGIWAK, from the coding sequence GGGGAGTGCCAGATCAATAAAGGCAAAAATCAATATAGTAGCTTCGATTTTTTTAAAAGGAGCAAGTGTAGGCATTACACTATTGTTAGTTCCTTTGACATTATCGTATTTAAATCCGACAAAATATGGTATTTGGTTAACCTTAAGTTCTTTAATCGGGTGGTTTGGTTATTTTGATATAGGACTTGGAAATGGGCTGAGAAATAAATTTGCCCAGGCACTTGCTAAAAATGATAGCGAACTAGCCCGTAAATATGTGAGTACAACATACGCATTGCTTATTATGATTGTTAGTACACTGTATGTGCTTTTTTTGTTTTTAAATCCTTTTATAGATTGGTCGGTACTGTTAAATACCGATTATTCCATGAAAAACGAACTCTCCCGGTTGGCGCTGATAGTCTCCAGCTTTTTTGCTCTCCGGTTCGTGTGCCAATTGGTAAATGTTGTCCTTGTCGCTGACCAGAAACCTTCGCTAAGTTATAGTCTCAGTATTCTCTCGAACTTGTTTTCGTTAATTGTAATATATTTATTGGTGAAATATACTGCCGGATCTTTATTGTATCTGGGATTCGCAGCAAGTTCTATCCCGGTTATTGTTCTCTTAACAGCTTCAGCGTATTTTTTTTTCAATACTTATAAAAAGGTCCGACCATCAATAAAATATGTAGATTTTTCTGACGTTAACGAGTTGGCAGGGTTGGGGGTGCAATTTTTTATAATTCAAATTTCTATTGTAATTGTTTATTCAACTGATAACATTATTATTTCCCAACTTTTCGGACCGGAAGAAGTAACCTCTTATAATATTGCATTCAAATATTTTAGTCTTATTTCAATGGTATTTGGGATAGTTCTTGCTCCTTTTTGGAGCGCGTATACTGAAGCATATTTAAAAAACGATCTCTTATGGATAAAAAGGTCAGTTAATGGATTAATCAGGCTATGGCTATTATTTAGCATAGTTACTTTTTTTATGATTGTTTTTTCAAATTACTTTTATTCGTTATGGGTCGGGGACTCGGTAAAAGTTCCTTTTTTACTTTCGATAATGATGGGGGTATTTGTGGTAATAAGCATGTGGACAAAAATATTCAGCAATTTTAGTAGTGGAGTCGGTAAACTCAGATTACAGTTTTATGAAGCAATCATTATCGGGGTGATTAATATCCCTCTTTCTATATTTCTTGCTAAACAATTAAATATCGGGCCGGCCGGTGTTATGCTA